A DNA window from Carassius gibelio isolate Cgi1373 ecotype wild population from Czech Republic chromosome A8, carGib1.2-hapl.c, whole genome shotgun sequence contains the following coding sequences:
- the LOC128018900 gene encoding disabled homolog 2-interacting protein isoform X2, giving the protein MELDNKLELDGHHESLAGRMGRRRSMPGSTVDKTVIAMDPETSTPFKVTGFLSRRLKGSIKRTKSQPKLDRHSSFRNILPGFKSAENDGSHLMPRLKESRSHESLLSPSSAVEALDLSMEEEVLIKPVHSSILGQDFCFEVTTSTGSKCFSCRSAAERDKWMENLRRAVHPNKDNIRRVENMLKCWIIEAKDLPAKKKYFCELCLDDALYARTTCKLKTDNVFWGEHFEFNDLPSVKSITVHLYKETDKKKKKDKNNYVGLVNIPVAAVTGRQFVEKWYSVSTPNPNKGKSPGPMVRMKSRYQSMSILPMELYKEFAEYITNNYMLMCSVLEPALSVKNKEEMACALVHILQSTGKAKDFLTDLMMSEVDRCGDNEHLIFRENTLATKAIEEYLKLVGQKYLQDALGEFIKALYESDENCEVDPSKCSSSDLHEHQSNLKMCCELAFCKIINSYCVFPRELKEVFASWRQECSNRGRPDISERLISASLFLRFLCPAIMSPSLFSLMQEYPDDRTARTLTLIAKVTQNLANFTKFGSKEEYMSFMNQFLEHEWTSMERFLLEISNPETISNTAGFEGYVDLGRELSTLHSLLSEAISQLDQSTITKLGPLARILRDVNSALTNPTGPPVSSPTERVGSPTLPSSSLSTGLQKMVMDSEITGLVDFTRLPSPTPENKDLFFVTKNSVIQPSPARSSSYSETNEPEVQIPNGSKSLSMVDLQDSRSLESAPNTSFSDPINDSQTSVGQSTGMWTTRTAKGNTPSGPTLRRAGQTPTTLSTETAPGRSQLLAPLSFQNPVYQMATGLPRTVADSGSECQSSISSQSNAEEAATAGSKHPFLSQSSTGASGGGGSNGDEFIRCSGEFARRQLSLTETQHQANVPRQNSTGPQRRIDQPPPTVTRGRTPPNMLNTAPYPRPSSGSMMSSSPDWPSSGTRLRQQSSSSKGDSPESKQRTLHKQAPSPVNPNALNRTAAWLLNMNVQYLEQEAIDPDSKHREDFPNKEDLTPTEKYQQEVAVLQEKLRISAKKLEEYESHIKSQDDQTQTMLLEYQSRLEDTEERLRKQQDEKEHQMKSIITRLMSVEEELKKDHTDMQAIVDSKQKIIEAQEKRIASLDAANARLMSALSQLKDRYSMQTRNGISPTNPTKLQITENGEFRNSSNC; this is encoded by the exons ATCCCATCTGATGCCGAGGCTGAAGGAATCACGGTCTCACGAGTCGTTGCTCAGCCCCAGCAGTGCAGTAGAAGCTCTAGATCTCAGCATGGAGGAGGAAGTGCTCATCAAACCTGTGCACAGCAGCATCCTGGGACAGGATTTCTGCTTTGAG GTAACTACTTCAACAGGAAGCAAATGCTTCTCATGTCGGTCAGCTGCAGAGAGAGACAAATGGATGGAGAATTTGAGACGTGCTGTGCATCCCAACAAG GATAACATCCGTCGGGTGGAAAACATGCTGAAATGTTGGATTATCGAAGCTAAGGATTTGCCTGCAAAGAAAAAATACTTCTGTGAACTTTGTCTGGATGATGCGTTATATGCACGGACTACCTGCAAACTCAAAACGGACAATGTTTTCTGGGGCGAGCACTTTGAGTTCAACGACCTACCCTCGGTTAAGAGTATCACCGTGCATCTTTACAAGGaaacagacaaaaagaaaaagaaggacaAAAATAATTACGTGGGCCTTGTCAATATCCCTGTAGCAGCAGTCACCGGGCGGCAGTTTGTGGAAAAGTGGTATTCTGTGAGCACGCCGAATCCCAATAAAGGAAAGAGTCCGGGACCCATGGTCCGAATGAAATCCCGATATCAGAGCATGAGCATCCTCCCCATGGAGCTGTACAAGGAGTTTGCAGAGTATATTACTAACAATTATATGTTAATGTGCTCAGTTCTGGAGCCAGCGCTAAGTGTGAAGAACAAGGAAGAGATGGCTTGTGCACTTGTCCATATCTTGCAAAGCACAGGCAAGGCCAAG GACTTTCTGACAGATCTGATGATGTCGGAGGTGGATCGGTGCGGAGACAATGAGCATCTCATATTCCGTGAAAACACACTGGCTACTAAAGCTATAGAGGAGTACCTGAAGTTAGTGGGACAGAAGTACCTTCAGGACGCTTTag GTGAGTTCATCAAAGCCCTGTATGAGTCAGACGAGAACTGCGAGGTGGATCCGTCCAAGTGCTCCTCCAGTGACCTGCACGAGCACCAGAGCAACCTCAAGATGTGCTGTGAGCTGGCTTTCTGCAAGATCATCAATTCTTACTG CGTGTTTCCTCGGGAGCTCAAAGAAGTGTTTGCATCCTGGAGGCAGGAGTGCAGTAACCGAGGCCGACCGGACATCAGCGAACGCCTGATCAGTGCATCTCTTTTCCTGCGCTTCCTGTGTCCTGCCATCATGTCGCCCTCGCTCTTCAGCCTCATGCAGGAATATCCTGACGACCGCACCGCCCGCACACTGACACTCATTGCCAAAGTGACACAAAACCTCGCCAACTTCACCAA GTTTGGCAGCAAGGAGGAGTACATGTCCTTCATGAATCAGTTCTTGGAACATGAATGGACCAGCATGGAGCGCTTCCTGCTGGAGATCTCCAACCCCGAGACCATCTCAAACACGGCAGGCTTCGAGGGTTACGTTGACCTGGGCCGTGAACTCTCCACACTCCATTCTCTCCTGTCCGAAGCCATCTCACAGCTCGATCAG AGTACTATTACTAAGCTGGGTCCTTTAGCACGGATCTTGCGGGATGTGAATTCAGCCCTGACGAACCCCACCGGACCCCCTGTGTCATCTCCCACCGAGCGTGTGGGTTCCCCCACTCTACCCAGCAGCAGCCTGTCTACCGGTCTGCAGAAAATGGTCATGGACAGTGAGATCACAGG GTTGGTGGATTTCACACGGCTGCCCTCACCGACCCCCGAAAACAAGGATCTGTTTTTCGTAACAAAGAATTCTGTGATCCAGCCGTCACCTGCCCGCAGTTCCAGTTACTCGGAGACCAACGAGCCAGAAGTTCAGATCCCCAACGGCAGCAAGAGCTTGTCAATGGTGGACCTGCAGGACAGTCGTTCTCTTGAGAGCGCGCCCAACACCTCCTTCAGCGACCCCATCAATGACAGCCAGACCTCCGTTGGCCAGAGCACAGGGATGTGGACCACCCGCACCGCTAAGGGCAACACACCCAGTGGTCCGACCCTGAGGAGGGCAGGCCAGACCCCCACTACACTGAGTACAGAAACCGCCCCAGGAAGGTCCCAGCTGCTTGCCCCGCTCTCGTTTCAGAACCCCGTTTACCAGATGGCCACCGGATTGCCCCGCACAGTGGCCGATTCTGGATCTGAATGCCAGAGCTCCATCAGCTCCCAGAGTAACGCAGAGGAAGCAGCTACTGCAGGGTCAAAGCACCCATTCCTGAGCCAGTCTAGCACGGGGGCCAGTGGCGGAGGGGGCAGCAATGGGGACGAGTTCATTCGGTGCTCTGGAGAGTTCGCCCGCAGACAACTGTCCCTCACAGAGACCCAACACCAAGCCAACGTACCACGCCAAAACAGCACAGGGCCGCAGCGCAGGATAGACCAGCCGCCTCCAACCGTCACAAGGGGCCGCACTCCACCCAACATGCTCAACACTGCACCGTACCCCCGCCCCTCCAGTGGAAGTATGATGTCATCATCTCCTGACTGGCCCAGCAGTGGCACCAGACTGAGGCAGCAGTCGTCGTCCTCCAAAGGGGACAGTCCAGAATCTAAACAGCGCACCCTACACAAACAA GCTCCGTCTCCTGTGAATCCCAATGCGTTGAACCGCACTGCTGCTTGGCTGCTGAATATGAATGTGCAATATTTGGAGCAGGAGGCAATTGACCCAGATTCGAAACACCGGGAGGACTTTCCAAACAAGGAGGATCTCACACCAACTGAAAAG TATCAGCAGGAGGTTGCGGTCCTGCAGGAAAAGCTGCGTATTTCTGCTAAGAAGCTGGAGGAGTATGAATCTCACATAAAGAGCCAGGATGACCAAACCCAGACGATGCTCTTGGAGTACCAGTCCCGGCTTGAGGACACGGAGGAGAGATTACGGAAGCAGCAGGATGAGAAAGAGCACCAGATGAAAAGCATCATCACCAG GTTGATGTCAGTTGAAGAGGAGCTGAAGAAAGATCACACAGACATGCAGGCCATTGTAGACTCCAAACAGAAAATCATCGAAGCCCAG GAGAAGAGAATCGCATCCCTGGACGCTGCAAATGCCCGGCTAATGAGTGCTTTGTCTCAGCTGAAGGATCGTTACAGCATGCAAACGAGGAACGGCATCTCTCCCACAAACCCTACCAAGCTGCAGATCACAGAAAACGGTGAATTCCGGAACAGCAGCAACTGTTAG
- the LOC128018900 gene encoding disabled homolog 2-interacting protein isoform X3 gives MLNQNSKNRSHLMPRLKESRSHESLLSPSSAVEALDLSMEEEVLIKPVHSSILGQDFCFEVTTSTGSKCFSCRSAAERDKWMENLRRAVHPNKDNIRRVENMLKCWIIEAKDLPAKKKYFCELCLDDALYARTTCKLKTDNVFWGEHFEFNDLPSVKSITVHLYKETDKKKKKDKNNYVGLVNIPVAAVTGRQFVEKWYSVSTPNPNKGKSPGPMVRMKSRYQSMSILPMELYKEFAEYITNNYMLMCSVLEPALSVKNKEEMACALVHILQSTGKAKDFLTDLMMSEVDRCGDNEHLIFRENTLATKAIEEYLKLVGQKYLQDALGEFIKALYESDENCEVDPSKCSSSDLHEHQSNLKMCCELAFCKIINSYCVFPRELKEVFASWRQECSNRGRPDISERLISASLFLRFLCPAIMSPSLFSLMQEYPDDRTARTLTLIAKVTQNLANFTKFGSKEEYMSFMNQFLEHEWTSMERFLLEISNPETISNTAGFEGYVDLGRELSTLHSLLSEAISQLDQSTITKLGPLARILRDVNSALTNPTGPPVSSPTERVGSPTLPSSSLSTGLQKMVMDSEITGLVDFTRLPSPTPENKDLFFVTKNSVIQPSPARSSSYSETNEPEVQIPNGSKSLSMVDLQDSRSLESAPNTSFSDPINDSQTSVGQSTGMWTTRTAKGNTPSGPTLRRAGQTPTTLSTETAPGRSQLLAPLSFQNPVYQMATGLPRTVADSGSECQSSISSQSNAEEAATAGSKHPFLSQSSTGASGGGGSNGDEFIRCSGEFARRQLSLTETQHQANVPRQNSTGPQRRIDQPPPTVTRGRTPPNMLNTAPYPRPSSGSMMSSSPDWPSSGTRLRQQSSSSKGDSPESKQRTLHKQAPSPVNPNALNRTAAWLLNMNVQYLEQEAIDPDSKHREDFPNKEDLTPTEKYQQEVAVLQEKLRISAKKLEEYESHIKSQDDQTQTMLLEYQSRLEDTEERLRKQQDEKEHQMKSIITRLMSVEEELKKDHTDMQAIVDSKQKIIEAQEKRIASLDAANARLMSALSQLKDRYSMQTRNGISPTNPTKLQITENGEFRNSSNC, from the exons ATGCTGAATCAGAATAGTAAAAA TAGATCCCATCTGATGCCGAGGCTGAAGGAATCACGGTCTCACGAGTCGTTGCTCAGCCCCAGCAGTGCAGTAGAAGCTCTAGATCTCAGCATGGAGGAGGAAGTGCTCATCAAACCTGTGCACAGCAGCATCCTGGGACAGGATTTCTGCTTTGAG GTAACTACTTCAACAGGAAGCAAATGCTTCTCATGTCGGTCAGCTGCAGAGAGAGACAAATGGATGGAGAATTTGAGACGTGCTGTGCATCCCAACAAG GATAACATCCGTCGGGTGGAAAACATGCTGAAATGTTGGATTATCGAAGCTAAGGATTTGCCTGCAAAGAAAAAATACTTCTGTGAACTTTGTCTGGATGATGCGTTATATGCACGGACTACCTGCAAACTCAAAACGGACAATGTTTTCTGGGGCGAGCACTTTGAGTTCAACGACCTACCCTCGGTTAAGAGTATCACCGTGCATCTTTACAAGGaaacagacaaaaagaaaaagaaggacaAAAATAATTACGTGGGCCTTGTCAATATCCCTGTAGCAGCAGTCACCGGGCGGCAGTTTGTGGAAAAGTGGTATTCTGTGAGCACGCCGAATCCCAATAAAGGAAAGAGTCCGGGACCCATGGTCCGAATGAAATCCCGATATCAGAGCATGAGCATCCTCCCCATGGAGCTGTACAAGGAGTTTGCAGAGTATATTACTAACAATTATATGTTAATGTGCTCAGTTCTGGAGCCAGCGCTAAGTGTGAAGAACAAGGAAGAGATGGCTTGTGCACTTGTCCATATCTTGCAAAGCACAGGCAAGGCCAAG GACTTTCTGACAGATCTGATGATGTCGGAGGTGGATCGGTGCGGAGACAATGAGCATCTCATATTCCGTGAAAACACACTGGCTACTAAAGCTATAGAGGAGTACCTGAAGTTAGTGGGACAGAAGTACCTTCAGGACGCTTTag GTGAGTTCATCAAAGCCCTGTATGAGTCAGACGAGAACTGCGAGGTGGATCCGTCCAAGTGCTCCTCCAGTGACCTGCACGAGCACCAGAGCAACCTCAAGATGTGCTGTGAGCTGGCTTTCTGCAAGATCATCAATTCTTACTG CGTGTTTCCTCGGGAGCTCAAAGAAGTGTTTGCATCCTGGAGGCAGGAGTGCAGTAACCGAGGCCGACCGGACATCAGCGAACGCCTGATCAGTGCATCTCTTTTCCTGCGCTTCCTGTGTCCTGCCATCATGTCGCCCTCGCTCTTCAGCCTCATGCAGGAATATCCTGACGACCGCACCGCCCGCACACTGACACTCATTGCCAAAGTGACACAAAACCTCGCCAACTTCACCAA GTTTGGCAGCAAGGAGGAGTACATGTCCTTCATGAATCAGTTCTTGGAACATGAATGGACCAGCATGGAGCGCTTCCTGCTGGAGATCTCCAACCCCGAGACCATCTCAAACACGGCAGGCTTCGAGGGTTACGTTGACCTGGGCCGTGAACTCTCCACACTCCATTCTCTCCTGTCCGAAGCCATCTCACAGCTCGATCAG AGTACTATTACTAAGCTGGGTCCTTTAGCACGGATCTTGCGGGATGTGAATTCAGCCCTGACGAACCCCACCGGACCCCCTGTGTCATCTCCCACCGAGCGTGTGGGTTCCCCCACTCTACCCAGCAGCAGCCTGTCTACCGGTCTGCAGAAAATGGTCATGGACAGTGAGATCACAGG GTTGGTGGATTTCACACGGCTGCCCTCACCGACCCCCGAAAACAAGGATCTGTTTTTCGTAACAAAGAATTCTGTGATCCAGCCGTCACCTGCCCGCAGTTCCAGTTACTCGGAGACCAACGAGCCAGAAGTTCAGATCCCCAACGGCAGCAAGAGCTTGTCAATGGTGGACCTGCAGGACAGTCGTTCTCTTGAGAGCGCGCCCAACACCTCCTTCAGCGACCCCATCAATGACAGCCAGACCTCCGTTGGCCAGAGCACAGGGATGTGGACCACCCGCACCGCTAAGGGCAACACACCCAGTGGTCCGACCCTGAGGAGGGCAGGCCAGACCCCCACTACACTGAGTACAGAAACCGCCCCAGGAAGGTCCCAGCTGCTTGCCCCGCTCTCGTTTCAGAACCCCGTTTACCAGATGGCCACCGGATTGCCCCGCACAGTGGCCGATTCTGGATCTGAATGCCAGAGCTCCATCAGCTCCCAGAGTAACGCAGAGGAAGCAGCTACTGCAGGGTCAAAGCACCCATTCCTGAGCCAGTCTAGCACGGGGGCCAGTGGCGGAGGGGGCAGCAATGGGGACGAGTTCATTCGGTGCTCTGGAGAGTTCGCCCGCAGACAACTGTCCCTCACAGAGACCCAACACCAAGCCAACGTACCACGCCAAAACAGCACAGGGCCGCAGCGCAGGATAGACCAGCCGCCTCCAACCGTCACAAGGGGCCGCACTCCACCCAACATGCTCAACACTGCACCGTACCCCCGCCCCTCCAGTGGAAGTATGATGTCATCATCTCCTGACTGGCCCAGCAGTGGCACCAGACTGAGGCAGCAGTCGTCGTCCTCCAAAGGGGACAGTCCAGAATCTAAACAGCGCACCCTACACAAACAA GCTCCGTCTCCTGTGAATCCCAATGCGTTGAACCGCACTGCTGCTTGGCTGCTGAATATGAATGTGCAATATTTGGAGCAGGAGGCAATTGACCCAGATTCGAAACACCGGGAGGACTTTCCAAACAAGGAGGATCTCACACCAACTGAAAAG TATCAGCAGGAGGTTGCGGTCCTGCAGGAAAAGCTGCGTATTTCTGCTAAGAAGCTGGAGGAGTATGAATCTCACATAAAGAGCCAGGATGACCAAACCCAGACGATGCTCTTGGAGTACCAGTCCCGGCTTGAGGACACGGAGGAGAGATTACGGAAGCAGCAGGATGAGAAAGAGCACCAGATGAAAAGCATCATCACCAG GTTGATGTCAGTTGAAGAGGAGCTGAAGAAAGATCACACAGACATGCAGGCCATTGTAGACTCCAAACAGAAAATCATCGAAGCCCAG GAGAAGAGAATCGCATCCCTGGACGCTGCAAATGCCCGGCTAATGAGTGCTTTGTCTCAGCTGAAGGATCGTTACAGCATGCAAACGAGGAACGGCATCTCTCCCACAAACCCTACCAAGCTGCAGATCACAGAAAACGGTGAATTCCGGAACAGCAGCAACTGTTAG
- the LOC128018900 gene encoding disabled homolog 2-interacting protein isoform X1 yields MELDNKLELDGHHESLAGRMGRRRSMPGSTVDKTVIAMDPETSTPFKVTGFLSRRLKGSIKRTKSQPKLDRHSSFRNILPGFKSAENDGRSHLMPRLKESRSHESLLSPSSAVEALDLSMEEEVLIKPVHSSILGQDFCFEVTTSTGSKCFSCRSAAERDKWMENLRRAVHPNKDNIRRVENMLKCWIIEAKDLPAKKKYFCELCLDDALYARTTCKLKTDNVFWGEHFEFNDLPSVKSITVHLYKETDKKKKKDKNNYVGLVNIPVAAVTGRQFVEKWYSVSTPNPNKGKSPGPMVRMKSRYQSMSILPMELYKEFAEYITNNYMLMCSVLEPALSVKNKEEMACALVHILQSTGKAKDFLTDLMMSEVDRCGDNEHLIFRENTLATKAIEEYLKLVGQKYLQDALGEFIKALYESDENCEVDPSKCSSSDLHEHQSNLKMCCELAFCKIINSYCVFPRELKEVFASWRQECSNRGRPDISERLISASLFLRFLCPAIMSPSLFSLMQEYPDDRTARTLTLIAKVTQNLANFTKFGSKEEYMSFMNQFLEHEWTSMERFLLEISNPETISNTAGFEGYVDLGRELSTLHSLLSEAISQLDQSTITKLGPLARILRDVNSALTNPTGPPVSSPTERVGSPTLPSSSLSTGLQKMVMDSEITGLVDFTRLPSPTPENKDLFFVTKNSVIQPSPARSSSYSETNEPEVQIPNGSKSLSMVDLQDSRSLESAPNTSFSDPINDSQTSVGQSTGMWTTRTAKGNTPSGPTLRRAGQTPTTLSTETAPGRSQLLAPLSFQNPVYQMATGLPRTVADSGSECQSSISSQSNAEEAATAGSKHPFLSQSSTGASGGGGSNGDEFIRCSGEFARRQLSLTETQHQANVPRQNSTGPQRRIDQPPPTVTRGRTPPNMLNTAPYPRPSSGSMMSSSPDWPSSGTRLRQQSSSSKGDSPESKQRTLHKQAPSPVNPNALNRTAAWLLNMNVQYLEQEAIDPDSKHREDFPNKEDLTPTEKYQQEVAVLQEKLRISAKKLEEYESHIKSQDDQTQTMLLEYQSRLEDTEERLRKQQDEKEHQMKSIITRLMSVEEELKKDHTDMQAIVDSKQKIIEAQEKRIASLDAANARLMSALSQLKDRYSMQTRNGISPTNPTKLQITENGEFRNSSNC; encoded by the exons TAGATCCCATCTGATGCCGAGGCTGAAGGAATCACGGTCTCACGAGTCGTTGCTCAGCCCCAGCAGTGCAGTAGAAGCTCTAGATCTCAGCATGGAGGAGGAAGTGCTCATCAAACCTGTGCACAGCAGCATCCTGGGACAGGATTTCTGCTTTGAG GTAACTACTTCAACAGGAAGCAAATGCTTCTCATGTCGGTCAGCTGCAGAGAGAGACAAATGGATGGAGAATTTGAGACGTGCTGTGCATCCCAACAAG GATAACATCCGTCGGGTGGAAAACATGCTGAAATGTTGGATTATCGAAGCTAAGGATTTGCCTGCAAAGAAAAAATACTTCTGTGAACTTTGTCTGGATGATGCGTTATATGCACGGACTACCTGCAAACTCAAAACGGACAATGTTTTCTGGGGCGAGCACTTTGAGTTCAACGACCTACCCTCGGTTAAGAGTATCACCGTGCATCTTTACAAGGaaacagacaaaaagaaaaagaaggacaAAAATAATTACGTGGGCCTTGTCAATATCCCTGTAGCAGCAGTCACCGGGCGGCAGTTTGTGGAAAAGTGGTATTCTGTGAGCACGCCGAATCCCAATAAAGGAAAGAGTCCGGGACCCATGGTCCGAATGAAATCCCGATATCAGAGCATGAGCATCCTCCCCATGGAGCTGTACAAGGAGTTTGCAGAGTATATTACTAACAATTATATGTTAATGTGCTCAGTTCTGGAGCCAGCGCTAAGTGTGAAGAACAAGGAAGAGATGGCTTGTGCACTTGTCCATATCTTGCAAAGCACAGGCAAGGCCAAG GACTTTCTGACAGATCTGATGATGTCGGAGGTGGATCGGTGCGGAGACAATGAGCATCTCATATTCCGTGAAAACACACTGGCTACTAAAGCTATAGAGGAGTACCTGAAGTTAGTGGGACAGAAGTACCTTCAGGACGCTTTag GTGAGTTCATCAAAGCCCTGTATGAGTCAGACGAGAACTGCGAGGTGGATCCGTCCAAGTGCTCCTCCAGTGACCTGCACGAGCACCAGAGCAACCTCAAGATGTGCTGTGAGCTGGCTTTCTGCAAGATCATCAATTCTTACTG CGTGTTTCCTCGGGAGCTCAAAGAAGTGTTTGCATCCTGGAGGCAGGAGTGCAGTAACCGAGGCCGACCGGACATCAGCGAACGCCTGATCAGTGCATCTCTTTTCCTGCGCTTCCTGTGTCCTGCCATCATGTCGCCCTCGCTCTTCAGCCTCATGCAGGAATATCCTGACGACCGCACCGCCCGCACACTGACACTCATTGCCAAAGTGACACAAAACCTCGCCAACTTCACCAA GTTTGGCAGCAAGGAGGAGTACATGTCCTTCATGAATCAGTTCTTGGAACATGAATGGACCAGCATGGAGCGCTTCCTGCTGGAGATCTCCAACCCCGAGACCATCTCAAACACGGCAGGCTTCGAGGGTTACGTTGACCTGGGCCGTGAACTCTCCACACTCCATTCTCTCCTGTCCGAAGCCATCTCACAGCTCGATCAG AGTACTATTACTAAGCTGGGTCCTTTAGCACGGATCTTGCGGGATGTGAATTCAGCCCTGACGAACCCCACCGGACCCCCTGTGTCATCTCCCACCGAGCGTGTGGGTTCCCCCACTCTACCCAGCAGCAGCCTGTCTACCGGTCTGCAGAAAATGGTCATGGACAGTGAGATCACAGG GTTGGTGGATTTCACACGGCTGCCCTCACCGACCCCCGAAAACAAGGATCTGTTTTTCGTAACAAAGAATTCTGTGATCCAGCCGTCACCTGCCCGCAGTTCCAGTTACTCGGAGACCAACGAGCCAGAAGTTCAGATCCCCAACGGCAGCAAGAGCTTGTCAATGGTGGACCTGCAGGACAGTCGTTCTCTTGAGAGCGCGCCCAACACCTCCTTCAGCGACCCCATCAATGACAGCCAGACCTCCGTTGGCCAGAGCACAGGGATGTGGACCACCCGCACCGCTAAGGGCAACACACCCAGTGGTCCGACCCTGAGGAGGGCAGGCCAGACCCCCACTACACTGAGTACAGAAACCGCCCCAGGAAGGTCCCAGCTGCTTGCCCCGCTCTCGTTTCAGAACCCCGTTTACCAGATGGCCACCGGATTGCCCCGCACAGTGGCCGATTCTGGATCTGAATGCCAGAGCTCCATCAGCTCCCAGAGTAACGCAGAGGAAGCAGCTACTGCAGGGTCAAAGCACCCATTCCTGAGCCAGTCTAGCACGGGGGCCAGTGGCGGAGGGGGCAGCAATGGGGACGAGTTCATTCGGTGCTCTGGAGAGTTCGCCCGCAGACAACTGTCCCTCACAGAGACCCAACACCAAGCCAACGTACCACGCCAAAACAGCACAGGGCCGCAGCGCAGGATAGACCAGCCGCCTCCAACCGTCACAAGGGGCCGCACTCCACCCAACATGCTCAACACTGCACCGTACCCCCGCCCCTCCAGTGGAAGTATGATGTCATCATCTCCTGACTGGCCCAGCAGTGGCACCAGACTGAGGCAGCAGTCGTCGTCCTCCAAAGGGGACAGTCCAGAATCTAAACAGCGCACCCTACACAAACAA GCTCCGTCTCCTGTGAATCCCAATGCGTTGAACCGCACTGCTGCTTGGCTGCTGAATATGAATGTGCAATATTTGGAGCAGGAGGCAATTGACCCAGATTCGAAACACCGGGAGGACTTTCCAAACAAGGAGGATCTCACACCAACTGAAAAG TATCAGCAGGAGGTTGCGGTCCTGCAGGAAAAGCTGCGTATTTCTGCTAAGAAGCTGGAGGAGTATGAATCTCACATAAAGAGCCAGGATGACCAAACCCAGACGATGCTCTTGGAGTACCAGTCCCGGCTTGAGGACACGGAGGAGAGATTACGGAAGCAGCAGGATGAGAAAGAGCACCAGATGAAAAGCATCATCACCAG GTTGATGTCAGTTGAAGAGGAGCTGAAGAAAGATCACACAGACATGCAGGCCATTGTAGACTCCAAACAGAAAATCATCGAAGCCCAG GAGAAGAGAATCGCATCCCTGGACGCTGCAAATGCCCGGCTAATGAGTGCTTTGTCTCAGCTGAAGGATCGTTACAGCATGCAAACGAGGAACGGCATCTCTCCCACAAACCCTACCAAGCTGCAGATCACAGAAAACGGTGAATTCCGGAACAGCAGCAACTGTTAG